The following coding sequences are from one Alkalinema sp. FACHB-956 window:
- a CDS encoding AbrB/MazE/SpoVT family DNA-binding domain-containing protein, producing MNTAKISTDGTHQIVRLPADFQSTGSKIYIKKVGNAIVLMAQTPPWQSLFERLEQFSEDFMTTRKQPPFEIRKAF from the coding sequence GTGAATACCGCAAAAATTAGTACCGACGGCACTCACCAAATTGTCAGACTTCCCGCAGACTTTCAAAGTACAGGCAGCAAAATCTATATTAAAAAAGTTGGGAATGCGATCGTTCTTATGGCCCAAACTCCGCCATGGCAATCTTTATTTGAACGCTTAGAGCAATTCTCAGAAGACTTTATGACAACTAGAAAGCAACCACCCTTTGAGATTCGCAAAGCTTTCTAG
- a CDS encoding lysophospholipase produces the protein MASSNHIKLILFSQHGMTDNNRAMGSLAHTVAPPQSYVVAPSLGFIQTHFEIEPLIGKLEQIAEQALLQYPGIPIRIIATSLGGVLWVEVLSRHPDWWERCESLVLLGSPIGGADLARIIDPFGWGIGMAKYLGQNRRILAEQITAQIPTLVIAGNTSGGDDGTVTIESTKLKHAHFIRLDGVSHPALRTHAAVVKVIQEFWSQPRQPLPAPEDNLISKLIEHFRSVPGITDASEKDFPRSKPIFSFTDGTSIRTWTNVVGVNHVFIANHYGKCEYAAFVGWIHSSDLQQAIAVAIQSFRG, from the coding sequence ATGGCCTCATCGAATCACATCAAGCTCATATTGTTTTCTCAACATGGAATGACAGACAACAACAGAGCGATGGGAAGCTTAGCCCACACAGTAGCTCCACCGCAGTCTTACGTGGTTGCCCCAAGCCTTGGTTTCATTCAAACTCACTTTGAAATTGAACCTCTGATTGGCAAACTTGAGCAAATTGCCGAACAAGCATTGCTACAATATCCGGGCATCCCTATTCGAATCATTGCAACCTCTCTCGGTGGTGTGCTTTGGGTAGAAGTATTATCCAGACATCCAGATTGGTGGGAACGCTGTGAATCTCTAGTGTTATTAGGTTCCCCTATTGGCGGAGCAGACTTAGCAAGAATTATTGATCCCTTTGGCTGGGGAATTGGTATGGCAAAGTATTTGGGTCAAAATCGCCGCATTCTAGCCGAGCAGATTACCGCTCAAATTCCTACATTAGTGATTGCTGGAAATACCAGTGGAGGAGATGACGGCACCGTCACAATTGAGTCTACTAAGCTTAAACATGCGCATTTCATTCGTTTAGATGGGGTCAGTCATCCTGCACTGAGAACCCACGCCGCAGTTGTTAAAGTGATTCAAGAATTTTGGTCACAACCCAGACAACCACTCCCTGCACCAGAAGACAATTTGATCTCAAAGTTGATCGAACATTTTAGATCCGTACCCGGAATTACGGATGCTAGTGAAAAAGACTTTCCCAGATCAAAACCTATTTTTTCTTTCACTGATGGCACTAGCATCCGAACTTGGACTAATGTCGTCGGTGTCAATCATGTTTTTATTGCTAATCACTACGGCAAGTGTGAATATGCTGCTTTTGTTGGCTGGATCCATTCTAGCGATCTTCAACAGGCTATAGCCGTAGCAATACAGTCTTTTCGAGGATAA